The proteins below are encoded in one region of Metabacillus dongyingensis:
- a CDS encoding hydrogenase small subunit: MKQHILPPEPLTNEAIAARLTNTAMNSINKGLIKKKNLVYLELNGCSGNIISLLNGQNPDFEYTLNSMVNLRYSNSLMASEGERAIEKMMKALDEGDYILAVEGAVALKNKGLYNIIGSWQGKPLTGLQAATMLGAKASHILAVGACATHGGVSSAKPNPSESVGLQTVLPDEKMIKLPGCPVHPDWFLGTLAHLLLYGEPDTDKLGRPLMFYSTLIHDRCPRRPFFDRGIFAEKLGDKTCLFKLGCRGPVTRVDCPTRQWNGHVNWPIGDNTPCIGCAQFGFPDAMAPFISFDTTRVVDDE; encoded by the coding sequence ATGAAACAGCACATATTGCCGCCGGAGCCATTAACGAACGAAGCCATAGCCGCAAGATTAACCAATACAGCAATGAATAGCATCAATAAGGGGTTAATCAAGAAGAAAAATCTAGTTTATTTAGAGCTGAATGGGTGTTCGGGGAATATTATTTCGCTGCTGAACGGACAAAATCCAGATTTTGAGTATACCTTAAATTCAATGGTTAACCTTCGCTATAGTAATAGTTTAATGGCATCAGAAGGAGAGCGGGCTATTGAGAAAATGATGAAGGCTCTGGATGAGGGAGACTATATCCTTGCCGTTGAAGGCGCTGTCGCTTTAAAAAACAAGGGCTTATACAATATCATCGGAAGCTGGCAGGGAAAACCGCTCACAGGTCTTCAGGCAGCAACAATGCTTGGAGCGAAGGCATCACATATTTTAGCAGTCGGCGCATGCGCCACACACGGCGGAGTCTCTTCTGCTAAACCAAATCCATCTGAATCTGTCGGTCTTCAAACCGTCCTTCCTGATGAAAAAATGATCAAACTGCCGGGTTGCCCCGTTCATCCAGACTGGTTTTTGGGGACATTAGCTCATCTCCTTTTATACGGCGAACCTGATACAGATAAGCTAGGTCGTCCGCTGATGTTTTACAGCACGCTTATCCATGACCGCTGCCCAAGACGGCCATTTTTTGACCGCGGTATTTTCGCAGAAAAATTAGGGGATAAAACATGTCTTTTTAAGCTCGGATGCAGAGGACCTGTAACAAGGGTAGATTGTCCAACGAGACAATGGAACGGACACGTGAACTGGCCGATCGGAGATAACACGCCATGCATAGGCTGTGCACAGTTTGGGTTTCCGGATGCAATGGCTCCATTCATAAGCTTTGACACGACAAGGGTGGTGGATGATGAGTAA
- a CDS encoding copper homeostasis protein CutC: MLWRVFQPHSRSFCYSDEDLNIMLEDIEICRKLGAAGVVFGVLTNEKEIHEEMLTKLIRASKGLDTFHRAFDEANHLATALGVIQKYPEITRVLTSGSKDKATEAIEELSQLADLSAGTGLSIMAGSGLTPQNLPAFLEKVNVREVHFVSGIRY, from the coding sequence GTGCTCTGGAGAGTTTTTCAGCCGCATAGCCGGAGCTTTTGTTATTCTGATGAAGACTTGAATATTATGTTAGAAGATATTGAAATCTGCCGGAAATTAGGTGCAGCTGGAGTTGTATTTGGTGTTCTTACTAACGAGAAGGAAATTCATGAGGAAATGCTTACTAAATTAATTCGCGCATCAAAGGGGTTAGATACCTTTCACCGCGCTTTTGACGAGGCCAATCATCTGGCAACAGCTTTAGGAGTGATTCAGAAGTACCCTGAGATAACTAGAGTACTCACATCTGGCAGCAAAGATAAAGCTACAGAAGCAATAGAAGAGCTAAGTCAGCTAGCAGATCTATCAGCCGGAACGGGTCTTTCAATTATGGCAGGATCAGGGTTAACCCCTCAAAACTTACCTGCATTCTTAGAAAAAGTGAACGTGAGAGAAGTTCACTTTGTTTCGGGAATCCGTTATTAA
- a CDS encoding DeoR/GlpR family DNA-binding transcription regulator: MKMNDRYKAIIRELEMKNKIGVADIAIKLNVTPETIRKDLSALEEKKKLRRIHGGAIQYFGVIIEPHFNKKVGIFHPQKKMIGEAAATFIMDGDLVALDVGTTTFQIASAIKDVKNVTIVTNSLAAAELLNSRIENRLFDGKVIVLGGISNPLQRSISGSITNKLLEQFYFDKAFISCGGINKEGICDFNVEEATASSIMMKRSKQIIVAADSSKLNQRALFHIGPFSAIDYLITDQKMPADWSKDPVFGQVDWITVGDANES; this comes from the coding sequence ATGAAAATGAATGATAGATATAAAGCGATAATAAGAGAACTGGAAATGAAAAATAAAATTGGCGTAGCAGATATAGCTATAAAATTAAACGTGACGCCTGAAACAATCAGAAAAGACTTGAGCGCACTCGAAGAGAAAAAGAAATTGCGCAGAATTCATGGTGGAGCCATCCAATATTTTGGTGTGATTATAGAGCCTCATTTTAATAAGAAAGTCGGGATCTTTCATCCTCAGAAAAAAATGATTGGAGAAGCTGCGGCGACATTTATTATGGATGGGGATTTAGTCGCTCTGGATGTCGGCACAACAACTTTTCAAATTGCAAGTGCTATTAAAGACGTCAAAAATGTAACAATCGTGACTAATTCTCTGGCAGCAGCTGAACTATTAAATAGCCGGATCGAAAACAGGCTATTTGATGGAAAAGTCATTGTCCTCGGAGGTATTTCCAATCCTCTGCAGCGTTCTATAAGCGGGTCCATAACAAATAAGTTATTGGAACAATTTTATTTTGACAAAGCCTTTATTTCATGCGGGGGAATAAACAAGGAAGGAATTTGTGATTTCAATGTAGAAGAAGCAACGGCTTCTTCCATTATGATGAAGAGATCAAAACAAATAATTGTTGCAGCTGACTCTTCTAAATTGAATCAAAGGGCTCTTTTCCATATAGGGCCGTTCTCTGCTATTGACTATTTGATTACTGATCAAAAAATGCCGGCTGATTGGTCTAAAGATCCAGTTTTTGGTCAAGTAGATTGGATAACTGTAGGTGACGCCAATGAGAGTTGA
- a CDS encoding cytochrome b5 domain-containing protein, whose amino-acid sequence MQNTELLRMQLNDLIAQARYDIYTMSNLRNPTANQQHLQRLWNTLSMISFHSNQMANQCMTNNRFLMSNQAPYPNPSISKSRQRTFTIEELAVNDGKNGKPAYVAVNGTVYDVTNNRAWAAATHFALTAGKEYSAEFASCHAGQEAILSTLPAVGRLSS is encoded by the coding sequence ATGCAAAACACCGAACTGCTCAGAATGCAGCTGAATGACCTTATTGCTCAGGCGCGTTATGACATCTATACCATGTCGAACTTGCGGAATCCAACAGCGAATCAGCAACATCTTCAGCGATTATGGAATACACTTTCAATGATTTCCTTCCACAGTAACCAGATGGCAAATCAATGTATGACGAATAATCGCTTTCTAATGTCAAATCAGGCACCTTACCCTAATCCATCCATCTCAAAATCACGGCAGCGTACTTTTACAATTGAAGAATTAGCAGTCAATGACGGGAAAAACGGCAAGCCTGCCTATGTCGCCGTTAATGGCACCGTTTATGATGTCACGAACAACAGAGCATGGGCAGCTGCCACTCACTTTGCTTTAACTGCAGGTAAAGAATATTCAGCAGAATTTGCCTCTTGTCATGCCGGGCAAGAAGCAATATTAAGCACGCTTCCAGCCGTGGGGAGGTTATCATCATGA
- the hypE gene encoding hydrogenase expression/formation protein HypE, whose amino-acid sequence MVQRISLAHGEGGELTHHLIQDVFIQSFGHSEQTQLDSAVLAFPSQTIAVTTDSFVVNPLFFPGGNIGRLAVTGTVNDLAVSGAIPLFMTAGFIIEEGFPLNDLKEIVKSMAAEALKAGVKIVAGDTKVVEKGSADGLFINTAGIGEIRDHRLKSKEIREGDCVIINGTIGDHGIAILSARQELGLLTDVKSDCTSLNQLIHELMKEIDGIRIMRDPTRGGLATTLVELCEDFHFTVELDEIAVPIRKDVRGACDILGFDPLYLANEGKVVIIVDENQKQKVLRILKNHEYGQNACVIGQVTSCQNQGGKLLLKTPIGTTRRLHRLAGMILPRIC is encoded by the coding sequence ATGGTTCAGCGAATCAGTTTGGCTCACGGAGAAGGCGGGGAACTGACTCATCACCTCATACAAGATGTATTTATTCAATCATTCGGCCATTCAGAGCAAACACAGCTTGATTCTGCTGTTCTTGCCTTTCCCTCGCAAACAATCGCAGTCACAACGGATAGCTTCGTAGTAAATCCCCTATTTTTTCCCGGAGGAAACATAGGGAGGTTAGCCGTAACAGGAACAGTGAACGACTTAGCTGTTTCAGGGGCAATACCTCTTTTTATGACAGCGGGTTTTATTATTGAAGAAGGCTTTCCTCTCAATGACTTAAAAGAGATTGTAAAGAGTATGGCAGCAGAAGCTCTAAAAGCCGGAGTGAAAATTGTTGCAGGCGATACAAAAGTAGTTGAAAAGGGAAGTGCAGATGGTTTATTCATAAATACAGCTGGAATCGGGGAGATACGGGATCATCGGCTAAAATCTAAAGAAATCCGTGAGGGAGATTGTGTGATCATCAATGGAACCATTGGGGATCACGGGATCGCTATACTCAGTGCACGCCAAGAACTTGGGTTGTTGACAGACGTGAAAAGTGATTGTACCTCGTTAAACCAGCTTATTCATGAACTCATGAAGGAAATCGACGGCATTCGGATCATGCGGGATCCTACCCGCGGCGGATTGGCGACAACTCTAGTAGAACTGTGTGAAGACTTTCACTTTACTGTTGAGTTAGATGAAATCGCAGTTCCGATTCGTAAAGATGTTAGAGGTGCATGTGATATTTTGGGCTTTGATCCTCTTTATCTGGCAAATGAGGGAAAAGTCGTGATAATAGTTGATGAAAATCAGAAGCAAAAAGTACTGAGAATTTTAAAGAACCATGAATATGGTCAAAATGCATGTGTGATTGGCCAGGTCACATCCTGTCAGAATCAAGGCGGTAAACTACTCCTGAAAACCCCTATAGGCACAACAAGACGCCTGCATCGGCTCGCGGGCATGATTTTACCTAGAATATGTTAG
- the hypF gene encoding carbamoyltransferase HypF, which yields MHQTIKIIVKGRVQGVGFRPFIYSLSKKYQLTGTVQNNVDHVIIIFQGEEISLIKAVDDLKMSPPPISRVKEISIHQVPHSDYKKFTIAASQINSHSSLPWIAADAGICRQCLEEMKEPSNRRFQYPFINCTQCGPRYTIIKDLPYDRPQTTMRTFKMCEECRKEYENPLNRRHHAQPICCSECGPALILQNQQTDTLAENQLAVSQTIDLLKGGSIIGIKGIGGYHLACDAYQEGAINQIRLRKKRPQRPLAIMVKSIEAARELCHISSREAELLTDTAMPIVVLRKKKTCLLPENLSPGLSTLGIMLPYTPIHHLLFEKNRLECLVMTSANPSGLPIIYRGSSINCLQELCDYVLTHNREIYLPIDDSVVQSDGEKPMYLRRARGFVPDPIKTNSKVDGIIALGGNQKNTFALGKQDHILLSPHIGDLDNEEMIHFFETQLDHFKDWLGMNETYIAVDKHPHYAAHRMADKLKGQFVPVQHHHAHHVSCMEDNGLVEPCFGLILDGTGYGEDGHIWGFECLYGNADSFERLAHLHYTPLPGGEKAVKDPWRNAAGMLLYYWPEEGKELAVNLFPGKSHEIAIIEQMIKKQINTPMAGTCGRIFDAVSAILGICLTSTYEGEAAIKLSDYMNEPQIEKKDESYPFHLKTNKDILLQLDLSPMIKKIIKDRQNAVPLEKIIQIFHQTIVKSCVQMVLTLAKKRPELNRSVVLSGGSFQNRFLVKEIASGLQKESFHVYSHRKIPCHDGGLALGQLIIASAAERNQRR from the coding sequence ATGCATCAAACAATAAAGATCATTGTTAAGGGGAGGGTACAAGGGGTCGGCTTCCGCCCCTTCATCTATTCACTATCTAAAAAGTACCAGCTTACAGGAACCGTCCAAAACAACGTTGATCATGTCATCATTATTTTTCAAGGAGAAGAAATTTCATTAATAAAAGCGGTAGACGATTTAAAAATGTCTCCGCCTCCCATATCAAGAGTGAAAGAGATCTCGATTCATCAAGTTCCCCATTCTGACTATAAAAAATTTACGATAGCTGCAAGTCAAATAAACAGCCATTCTTCTCTTCCATGGATAGCAGCGGATGCGGGTATTTGCAGACAGTGTTTAGAAGAAATGAAAGAGCCGTCTAATCGCCGGTTTCAGTATCCATTTATAAATTGTACTCAATGTGGGCCACGATATACGATTATTAAGGACTTGCCCTATGATCGTCCCCAAACTACGATGAGAACATTTAAAATGTGCGAGGAATGCCGGAAAGAATACGAAAATCCGTTAAATCGGCGTCATCATGCACAGCCGATTTGCTGTTCAGAGTGTGGACCTGCGCTTATTTTGCAAAATCAGCAGACGGATACTCTGGCTGAAAACCAACTCGCAGTCAGTCAAACAATCGATCTTTTAAAAGGCGGATCGATCATTGGTATAAAAGGAATCGGCGGCTACCATTTAGCATGTGATGCTTATCAGGAGGGGGCCATTAATCAAATTAGGCTTAGGAAAAAACGGCCGCAGCGTCCGCTTGCCATCATGGTAAAGTCTATCGAGGCAGCAAGAGAGCTGTGTCATATCTCAAGCCGAGAAGCAGAATTGCTTACAGATACCGCAATGCCAATTGTTGTTCTGCGGAAGAAGAAAACGTGCTTATTACCCGAAAATCTTTCACCTGGTTTATCTACTTTAGGAATCATGCTGCCTTACACACCAATACATCATCTGCTGTTTGAAAAAAACAGGCTGGAATGTCTTGTCATGACAAGTGCTAATCCATCAGGCCTTCCCATCATATACAGAGGCAGTTCTATAAATTGTTTACAAGAACTTTGTGATTATGTTTTAACCCATAATAGAGAAATCTATCTTCCAATCGATGATTCTGTTGTTCAAAGTGATGGTGAAAAGCCGATGTATTTACGGCGTGCCAGAGGGTTTGTTCCTGATCCCATTAAAACGAATTCGAAAGTTGATGGAATCATTGCCCTCGGCGGAAATCAAAAAAATACGTTTGCTCTCGGAAAGCAAGATCATATTTTATTGAGCCCCCATATAGGCGATTTAGATAATGAAGAAATGATTCACTTCTTTGAAACACAGCTTGATCATTTTAAAGATTGGCTTGGCATGAATGAGACATATATAGCTGTTGATAAACACCCTCATTATGCAGCTCATCGAATGGCTGACAAACTAAAAGGCCAATTTGTACCTGTCCAGCATCATCATGCCCATCATGTGTCCTGTATGGAAGATAACGGACTTGTGGAGCCATGCTTTGGCCTGATTTTGGACGGAACAGGTTACGGAGAAGATGGTCATATTTGGGGTTTCGAGTGCTTGTATGGAAATGCTGATTCATTCGAACGTCTGGCTCATTTGCACTATACCCCGTTGCCTGGAGGAGAAAAAGCTGTTAAAGATCCATGGAGAAATGCTGCAGGAATGTTGCTTTATTACTGGCCGGAAGAAGGCAAAGAATTAGCAGTGAATCTATTCCCGGGTAAGTCACACGAAATTGCCATCATCGAACAGATGATTAAAAAACAAATCAATACTCCAATGGCAGGAACGTGCGGCCGAATTTTTGATGCAGTGAGTGCCATCCTTGGCATCTGTCTAACATCCACATATGAAGGTGAAGCAGCCATTAAATTATCGGATTATATGAATGAACCTCAAATAGAAAAGAAGGACGAATCGTATCCTTTTCATCTTAAGACAAACAAGGACATCCTGCTTCAGCTTGATTTATCTCCCATGATTAAAAAAATCATTAAAGACCGGCAAAATGCTGTCCCGCTTGAAAAAATCATCCAAATCTTTCATCAAACGATTGTTAAAAGCTGTGTCCAAATGGTTCTCACACTTGCAAAAAAGAGACCGGAATTAAATAGAAGTGTGGTTCTCTCGGGAGGTTCATTTCAAAATAGGTTTCTAGTTAAAGAGATAGCCAGTGGTCTTCAAAAGGAAAGCTTTCATGTTTATTCCCATCGTAAAATTCCATGCCACGATGGCGGTTTAGCTTTAGGACAATTGATAATCGCTTCAGCGGCTGAAAGAAATCAAAGGCGGTGA
- a CDS encoding histidinol phosphate phosphatase domain-containing protein translates to MRVDYHVHLEEGPYTSNWLKKTYQNLLLGQHSPEEKSSKQWAAKSVQKLSERMIKGAYDPIWLDIYLENAKRKGIKEVGIVDHLYRFTDCREYFEKNMLLDESPIGRLQKQWLNLVMTESMDHFAESISRNKEKWAKQGVQLKVGIEADYFEGDEEDLSALLCRHEWDFINGSVHFINGWGFDNPKTIHEFENYDVHVLYETFFRIVEKAIRSDLFDYISHLDNIKVFGYRPHTDLLMPMYKRIVKALKEMDAATEVNAGLFYRFPVKEMCPSEPFLHLLIENEIPLLLSSDAHFPEDIGAFLDENMDMLINKGVKEIATFDKRKRIMKPLSIGGSSLNILR, encoded by the coding sequence ATGAGAGTTGATTATCACGTTCATCTTGAAGAAGGACCTTATACATCTAATTGGCTGAAAAAAACCTATCAAAACCTTCTATTGGGACAGCATTCGCCAGAAGAAAAATCCTCGAAACAATGGGCTGCCAAATCCGTGCAAAAGTTATCTGAAAGAATGATAAAAGGAGCTTATGATCCAATTTGGCTTGATATATATCTTGAAAATGCGAAAAGAAAAGGAATCAAAGAAGTCGGGATTGTGGATCATTTATATCGTTTTACAGATTGCCGAGAGTATTTTGAAAAGAACATGCTGCTTGATGAAAGCCCGATTGGCCGCCTGCAAAAGCAGTGGTTAAATCTGGTCATGACCGAAAGCATGGATCATTTTGCGGAATCCATTTCAAGAAATAAAGAAAAATGGGCCAAACAAGGTGTGCAGTTAAAGGTAGGAATAGAAGCAGACTACTTTGAAGGTGATGAAGAGGATTTATCTGCATTGCTTTGCAGGCATGAGTGGGATTTTATTAATGGCTCTGTTCATTTTATCAATGGATGGGGGTTTGATAATCCTAAAACGATCCATGAGTTTGAAAATTATGATGTCCATGTATTATATGAAACCTTCTTTAGAATCGTGGAAAAGGCCATCCGAAGCGACTTGTTTGACTATATTTCCCACCTGGATAATATTAAAGTTTTCGGCTACCGTCCGCATACTGATCTTTTGATGCCCATGTACAAAAGGATCGTAAAAGCTTTAAAAGAAATGGATGCAGCTACAGAGGTTAACGCAGGTTTATTTTACCGATTCCCGGTAAAAGAAATGTGTCCAAGTGAACCATTTCTTCATTTATTAATCGAAAATGAGATTCCATTGCTTCTTTCTTCTGATGCCCATTTTCCAGAGGATATAGGTGCTTTTCTAGATGAAAACATGGATATGCTGATTAATAAAGGGGTAAAGGAAATCGCTACTTTTGATAAGAGGAAACGGATTATGAAGCCTCTTTCGATAGGGGGATCTTCATTGAATATCCTGCGTTAG
- a CDS encoding hydrogenase maturation nickel metallochaperone HypA, producing MSEILKIVSQDAVLHGFCKVTQIEVIVGDLSNVLPDALELAFFHLRKDTVSFPINEKTELHIIREPALSKCQNCHLEFEPDYQLARCPRCGIPDCLLISGEAFRVDSYEGSEENEN from the coding sequence ATGTCAGAAATTCTAAAGATTGTTTCCCAAGATGCTGTTTTACATGGGTTCTGCAAAGTGACGCAAATAGAAGTCATAGTCGGAGATTTATCGAATGTGCTTCCAGACGCTCTTGAGCTTGCGTTTTTTCATCTGAGGAAAGATACTGTCAGCTTTCCTATTAATGAAAAGACCGAATTACATATTATACGGGAACCTGCGCTGTCAAAATGTCAGAACTGTCATCTTGAGTTTGAACCAGACTATCAATTAGCACGATGCCCAAGGTGCGGCATTCCAGATTGTCTGCTCATTTCTGGGGAAGCGTTCAGGGTTGATTCTTATGAAGGGAGTGAGGAGAATGAAAATTAA
- the hypD gene encoding hydrogenase formation protein HypD — protein METMDIFSDPILTRHSLEAVKELAGKFKEETGRMPVFMEVCGSHTMAFAKTGIKTGLKDCVKLIAGPGCPVCVTDQKSIDAMIQLSEGNGRILCTFGDMMRVPGSKFTLMKAKTEGKDIRVVYSPLDSVKIAEENPDKEVIFLGIGFETTIPILALAIREAELKKLKNYSMWMTTKLVEPVLRALLDSGDVKLDGFLLPGHVSVVLGKQNYSYLSEEYNISGVITGFEPVQLLSGIYKLLQLLLEKKTDILNDYTYLVKDHGNPAAQRLMEKYFEPFDEIWRGMSAIPKSGLVLKEKYAQFDAKKKFTVSTGEPRKTKCRCGEIIRGLITPEECVLFGKSCSPSNPIGPCMVSAEGTCAAHYQYMREE, from the coding sequence ATGGAAACCATGGACATCTTTTCTGATCCAATCTTGACTCGTCATTCGCTTGAAGCTGTTAAAGAGTTAGCAGGGAAGTTTAAAGAAGAAACAGGAAGAATGCCGGTCTTTATGGAAGTATGCGGATCACATACGATGGCATTCGCCAAGACAGGCATCAAAACCGGATTAAAAGACTGTGTAAAGCTGATTGCCGGCCCAGGCTGTCCGGTATGTGTGACGGATCAAAAATCGATCGATGCCATGATTCAGCTATCTGAAGGAAATGGGAGAATTCTATGTACCTTTGGTGATATGATGCGCGTGCCGGGGTCTAAATTCACCCTGATGAAAGCCAAAACAGAAGGCAAGGATATCAGGGTTGTATACTCTCCGCTTGATAGTGTGAAAATTGCGGAAGAAAATCCCGATAAAGAAGTCATCTTTTTAGGAATAGGTTTTGAAACGACGATTCCGATTCTCGCTCTGGCCATTCGCGAGGCAGAGCTGAAAAAGCTGAAGAATTACTCCATGTGGATGACAACTAAGCTAGTAGAACCTGTATTGAGAGCGCTCCTTGATTCTGGTGATGTGAAATTGGACGGGTTTCTTTTGCCTGGGCATGTTTCCGTCGTTTTAGGAAAGCAGAACTACAGTTATTTATCCGAAGAGTATAATATTTCAGGCGTGATTACTGGATTTGAACCTGTTCAATTACTCAGCGGCATCTATAAATTGCTGCAGCTTTTGCTGGAGAAAAAGACTGATATCCTGAATGATTACACCTATTTGGTAAAAGATCATGGCAATCCTGCAGCTCAGCGTTTAATGGAGAAGTATTTTGAACCCTTTGATGAAATATGGCGGGGGATGAGCGCGATACCAAAAAGCGGATTAGTGCTTAAAGAAAAATATGCCCAATTTGATGCGAAAAAGAAATTTACGGTTTCAACAGGGGAACCAAGAAAAACAAAATGCCGCTGCGGTGAAATCATTCGGGGATTAATCACACCGGAAGAGTGCGTGCTTTTTGGGAAAAGCTGCTCCCCATCCAATCCAATTGGACCTTGCATGGTATCTGCAGAAGGAACCTGCGCTGCTCATTACCAATACATGAGGGAGGAATAG
- the hypB gene encoding hydrogenase nickel incorporation protein HypB: MKIKIEEDVLKDHHKAAEFNRVLFETSKTLVINIMSSPGAGKTTLLEETVKALKDDYSIAVIEGDLATDRDAERLRLLGIKTVQINTVGGCHLDARMIAKKLPQFERLDQFDLLFIENIGNLVCPSGYDLGQHYKVVVLSVPEGNDKIPKYPVMFRRTDLTIINKVDLLPYVSFNLEEARRDLEAINPQAQFKAVSAKSGEGMVDWINWIKDAHFQCIKQ, encoded by the coding sequence ATGAAAATTAAGATTGAAGAAGATGTGTTGAAAGATCATCATAAAGCAGCTGAATTTAATAGGGTACTCTTTGAAACAAGCAAAACGCTTGTAATAAACATAATGAGCTCCCCTGGTGCCGGTAAAACGACTTTACTAGAAGAAACGGTTAAAGCATTAAAAGATGACTATTCTATTGCAGTGATTGAAGGCGATTTAGCCACAGACCGGGATGCAGAGCGCTTGCGGTTACTTGGAATCAAAACGGTTCAAATCAATACTGTGGGCGGGTGTCATCTTGATGCAAGAATGATTGCTAAAAAACTCCCGCAATTTGAGCGGCTCGATCAGTTTGACCTTCTGTTTATTGAAAATATCGGCAACCTCGTTTGCCCATCAGGCTATGATTTAGGACAGCATTATAAGGTAGTTGTCCTGAGTGTGCCAGAAGGCAATGATAAAATCCCAAAGTATCCAGTGATGTTCAGGAGGACAGATCTCACTATCATTAATAAAGTGGACCTCTTGCCATATGTATCTTTCAATCTTGAAGAAGCAAGACGCGATTTAGAAGCAATCAATCCCCAGGCGCAGTTTAAAGCGGTTTCCGCAAAGTCTGGAGAAGGTATGGTTGACTGGATAAATTGGATAAAGGACGCTCATTTCCAATGCATCAAACAATAA
- a CDS encoding HypC/HybG/HupF family hydrogenase formation chaperone: MCIGVPAKVIQIIDESALVDVMGSRMHVGILFVPEVKEDDYVLLHAGQAMTIVDEEYAKESIEEWRNVLDGNHGHLF; encoded by the coding sequence ATGTGCATAGGAGTACCTGCAAAAGTCATCCAAATAATAGATGAGTCAGCACTGGTAGATGTTATGGGGTCTAGAATGCATGTCGGAATCTTATTTGTTCCAGAGGTCAAGGAAGATGATTATGTTCTGCTGCATGCAGGGCAGGCAATGACAATTGTTGATGAGGAATATGCCAAAGAAAGTATTGAGGAATGGAGGAATGTATTAGATGGAAACCATGGACATCTTTTCTGA